A region of Corvus cornix cornix isolate S_Up_H32 chromosome 3, ASM73873v5, whole genome shotgun sequence DNA encodes the following proteins:
- the ABRACL gene encoding costars family protein ABRACL — translation MNVEHEISLLVEEIRRLGTKNADGQVSVKFGVLFADEKCANLFEALVGTLKAAKRRKIVTYQGELLLQGVHDNVDIMLLQD, via the exons ATGAACGTGGAACATGAAATTAGCCTCTTAGTTGAGGAGATTCGGCGGCTGGGAACCAAAA ATGCTGATGGACAAGTGAGTGTGAAATTTGGTGTGCTGTTTGCTGATGAAAAGTGTGCCAACCTCTTTGAAGCCTTGGTGGGAACGCTTAAGGCAGCAAAACGACGGAAGATTGTCACCTACCAAGGAGAGCTGCTTTTACAAGGTGTTCACGACAATGTGGATATcatgctgctgcaggactga